The genomic region GAAACCACAGTGTGGCCATTGTTGGAGCCACAGATGCAAATGATGGCCGAAGGGTTCGAAAACAGGACGTGGGCCAAGATGATGAACAACACGTACGAGCCTGAGGACCTCTACCATCTTTCACCGACCACGATCGAGCGGGTTGTCTCGATGATGGTGCCGGTGTTTTTTGGCTTCATCGGACTGGCTGGCTTACTCGGCAATGGACTGGTTGTGCTTGGTAAGTATCGACTGTAAAAGAGTACAAAATATATGCATTAAACATCAATTTCCCACACAAACTAGAAACGAAAACATCGATCagaaattattgaaatgaatACTCTTAAAATGCAAtgagttttaataaaatcaatgGACTAAACAACTAATCTCACCTATTTGTATACCACATTGGACACATACTTTAGCTAAAATATTATTGTGTAACATCGTATCGGGTTTCAACAACTTTCGCGGATGTTTTTTcaagtttgatttgtttgctatAAAAATGATAGCGCAAAAACAGTCGGTAATTACTTTCATATCACCCCGGTAcgtgtcaaatttgacaaattaattacaaaaaatGTTAGCAGGCGTTCACGAAGGTCTCCCGTAACGGGTTTATTATGGATACGATTGCTCATATTGCCAATCCCGCCAAACGTACCAATCAcatccataaaaaaataacatatcaTAAACAGAATGGTACCGAAGAGAGATGTGACATGATGGATGGTAGTAAAGGGAACCTAGCAACGGGAACAAATCAATTCCATTGATTTGCCATATGCTATCAGTTACTATCTAATTCACAATCCGTGACCAACCGAAATGTTCACTTAATGTGTGTATCAAATAATCCAACGTAAAGATATAAGTGTTGATTATGGGATATGATTCGAGAAAGCTGTCATGGTTATACCAACTGTCACTAATTTGATTGTAATTCTGATATATTATATGTTCTATAGCATGTTGCATTTTATTAAGTTGGTGGTAGCTTTTATCTACAACCTCCATTAGAAGCTATTTTCTTAAACAATATTAATGTACCATAGATTTTCTAACTCAACAAAATACGCATGTTGCAAATGACGTCAATCCAATTTCTAGAAGTAAACATTCCATTATGACGAAATCGTAACCGCATACTGCTCTTACGAACTGTAATTACGAATACTTCCAAACCCCATCAAGTGCCAGTTGCGAATGACATTTTCGAGAAAATGTAATATCACAAAAGGACGTAAACATACCTACGCTTGCGGTTTTCGCTTTCaagagtgaaataaaatatctttaaAGCGGCGCGTGCAGTGaagttcaaaaacaaacatacaccaAAACACCACCCACCCGTCGCCTACCCTATTCCCCCTCTTCCTCTCTCCCACTCACTTCAACCGATCAATCTTCCGGCGAACGCTAGCAAGATCCATTTCAAACTCACGCGCCCGTATTACGCCAGCGCAACCTGATAGCTTGTACTAAAAATCAATCACTCCAAAGCTACGGCATGCTCCAACAAAAGTACCTTCTCTAACCccttaggtggttgggaatggGAAGGAGGAACAACATCGCCCAACCAAAATAAGCCGACGAACAGACTTCAGTGATGAAAACTCAATGCCGTCGGCAATCCTCTATGGCGCCGCCCAAAATCACTGCAGTCAGTAGTTGACATGTTGATTTTCTTGCCTTTTCCTTCTTAGTCTTGATGATTTGCGATCCAAAGCACACCCAAATTTGAGCTAGCATCAATCTTTACCGTCGTTCGTGAGTACGGATGCATGCCGAGGGGTTATTTTCCCCCTCCCAACAAGATGAtgatatttattaaaaatcctCTATTTTTAATAGCTTCATACGTGCCTTAGGTGGAATAATGACATACGGGCCTGTAAATATGATTGATGGTTCATTTTCATACTCCAATAAAGTCTTTCTTACAGACACAGTTCCCTTGAGAATTAAGGACTTCTTTTTATCGCTAATGCCCATCGTGAAGACTGCCATGGATATTTCATTGATAAAGAAAGTGAAACTCATAAAGGAAAAAATGATTGCACATCCAAAAAAGCGTTTTCATATTGATGCTTGCCATTATCAGTCAAAGCTATGGTAATTCAATGtatgcaaaaaataaattaaatagcaGCTTGTATTCTCGCGTGACTTGTCTAGTCCTTTTTCCGTTATGACACCACTTCAAGGAAATCGGATAGCACAAGATGACACTGCGCCTACCATATCGAGTGTTCGTTCATCCTATGCATGTACACTTTCattatttccctttttgcGTTGCAAACGATTGGGCCATTAGAGCTTCATTCAACACACCCCGACGGTTGGGGGCAACGTGGTGAGTTATGGTAAAGATAATTAATCTTGTTCGTCGATACGACGATGTATGAATCAGCCTCATCTTCTCGCCCATCCTTCACAATCCTATTTCAAACCATCCTCGTCCCCGTTTCGGTTTGGAGCCTCTTTCTTGCCTCAAGCGCTATTAGCCCGTGAATGATGGAAAAACCCTTGCGTAAGCGGATCAAATCCTCTCGCCGTTATCGGACGTGATGAATGAACTCGATTCGAGAGTCGACGGTTCGGATGGACGGAGGAGGGTGGGGTGTAGTTACAAAAAGTGGGTGAAGTGCTGGATGAACTCGCTTGAAACAACCAATCGACCGGCATGGGAAGGGTTGGTACCCTCGAGCAACGGCCTTCATGTTTGTAGCGTAAAGAAACGACTGATtggagaagggaaaaacaagtgACGGgatgagaaaataaataaccaaCAACTATCATTGCGAGCCTGGGGAAGCCTCAGGGCTCAGGCAAAATCGACATAGCTATCCATTTCTGTGGCTCATGAACCCTTTGCCTCCCAGTTTGATGATAGTGACCGTAAGGGGGTGGAAAACTCCTTCCCCCATAAAGCGGCGCATGGAAAAGAGTTGGTcatataaaaaagataaatacaaATGCATCCGCCCGGAGGCAAAAGGTATGAAATGTGACCTCTGTGCACTCCATTCAACAGTTGCTACAGCAGTTGGATGCCCCTGCAGCGGTTGCGGTTTACCACTCGCCTGGGCAACCCATTTAGGTAGCCGGTTGTgttggttaaaaaataaaaatcgttaCGTCGAGTACCGCTCTGGAAGCGTTCCGGAGTTTCGAAGGCATAACCTCCGCTTTGCTGGGGCGGTGTGGTTTTAGTTGCTCCCCTGGTGGCACGAAACTCAGCTATTATGAACCATGGAGCAGAGCGAGTCGGCTGGAAATTGTGAacgaccgggcgcctccattcccAATTTCGCAGTGCAAAATTTTCTCCAACTGCAATTTATCGCTGCGCTACGGAATGCAGAAGCGCACGACGCTTTTGCGGAGCCAGGTTTCAGTTCTTAGAACTCTGTGAAGGCAACTGCTCGGAAAACATGTACCGGAGTGTATTATAACATGAAAGTTCACAATGCGGGGTCGCACGTGCGAACGGTGATGCCGACGAGGTGGAAGAACATATTTAAATGAGCACAATGTTGTGCACATCTTTGCCTGCCAATGCTCACCCATGTGCTATCATTTTCAAGCGCACGTGGCACACATCACCAGCATCCCGTGCACATCCGGTGCCACTTGGAAGAATGCTCCTTCGAAACGGACGGATGTTGGACACTTACATCGTGCACTCTACTTGTTTATTGCTCTAGGGAAAAACATCTAATACAGTCATATCGCACTTTTTCTACACTCACCAGCCAAGAGCATCATCGTCAGCCCtcattgaaacttttccttttgtaccctgtttttttccggtcgttgtcgttgtttgTGTCGCCGGATGATTGGTTCGTTCTCGCGGGATTCATTGAAATGCGCGTCCGTGATGAAATTCGAGTGCCACGGTGTAATTTACATTGCCATCGCCTCACTTTATTGCAGCGCGGGGATGCCCGCGGGTGACCCGGCGGAAAAGCAAACTTTTCCTACGAAcaactgggcgcctccattgaaaAACTGGAAATTGTCATCAGggcggtggtgttggtggtgggggGTTGCAGGGTGCGTGAGTGTGGGTAAGCGTGAAAGGTTGATGCACGATGCCCGTTATCACGTCGGTTGGTGATGGCCAGCAACCCAAATTGACAGCAGCGGCAGATAACACGCTGCGAGCGTTGAATTCCCTGTGCGTAGATATTGACGAACCGGCTGCCATAATGTAAGTGATATTCGTTCGTTTAGCATCTTGGAGGCACCAATTGGAATTCATCCGAAGCCCAAAGGGCTTGTGGTAGATCGATCGCAAAAATACATTTAATCAACAAAGTAGCTTTCCTTGAGCTGGGCTATTTTAGAGCAACAGTTTGTTTCTGATAGCTTGTATTTTCCTCACATTAACATAACATGTTATTGCATGCCATTTACGAAACTACAAATAAAATGTCTCCTATCCGTTGCGATAACATTTATGTTTCTATGGGAAGCTTTTTTACACGCTTAAAATTTAACAACCCACACTGTCTTTGCTTTCACTCGCCACAAAATGGAGTCCAACGGTGTATGATTTATAATGTTGTATCCTGGAAACAGGTGGTACAACAtggcggtttgtttttccgaacCAAGAATGGCATGCTTGCTTTCCATTAACCCTCAAGTGCCGGTTCTCTATGCACAgcaaaaaatagaaataatttgcagtttgttttcccccgCTTGAAGTGTTATGTTCTCAAACGCAACATTAAAACGTCAAGGAAAAACAGATTCACATTTCGCCCGGCAAACTCCCCGGGTTGATCGATACGGTGAAGGTGAATTATTGCCCACCCAATCTGCAAACGCACTCAACGCTAGGTGGGTGCTACGTGTGAGTGAATTGGGTGCCGATAGTAAAGCATATTTCATTCACACACATTTTCCGTCCGCCGATGGAGctgtttaaatatttacacgCAGAATATGGCCTCCAATTTTCACACTCGTAAACATGTTTCCCATTCCCTCTTTCTCATCCATTTCTTGGACAGTCGTTGCCGCCAACCAGAGTATGCGATCGACGACCAACCTGCTAATCATCAACCTCGCCGCGGCGGATCTGCTGTTCGTCGTGTTCTGCGTCCCGTTCACCGCCGTCGACTACGTGCTGCCCGAGTGGCCTTTCGGCGATTATTGGTGCAAATTTGTACGTGAGAACACTCCAAAGCCTTCGGGCTGCGTCATGCCGAGCTTAACAAGGAATGTCCacttactttcttttcttcccgtcCACGGCTGGCAGGTGCAGTACATGATCGTCGTGACGGCGCATGCCAGCGCGTACACGCTCGTCCTGATGTCACTGGATCGGTTTCTTGCCGTCGTCCATCCCATCACCAGCATGTCGATCCGTACGGAGCGAAATGCCTCCATGTGAGTGTTTAGTTGCAGTCGCTCGACCGACCGATGATTCTCCGAAAACTCACGCCCTCCTAAGAAACGAGATTATTTTCATGATTagctttacttttccttacACCACACACAACCACTCGCATACACACCTTTCCCACCGAGAGATAGATTATATTTACCTTGTGGCCATGTGACCGCGAAGGGGCGAATATGGATTGATCGGTTGCACTCCATTCCATTCCTTGCGGTCTCGATGACAATCCATTTCAATTCAACCCACTGTTTACCACCTGTCCCCccaccacccccccccccctcccccgatGCTCAAACTCAACCACATCCTATTCCATCCGCAGCGCCATCAGCTTCACGTGGCTCGTCATCCTGACGACGGCCATCCCGGTGGCCATCTCGCACGGCGTGCTGTCCTATCCGCGTCAGGGCGGCGAGTACACGGCCTGTCTGTTCCTGCACAACAAGGGCTACAGCTTGGTTGCCTTTCACGTGAGTATCCATTCATTACATCCATCATCGACGTGTGCATTGTAGCGAAGACGGTGGTCTTTCTTGCCGGGATGgtcgaaaaaaaagctaatGCTTGATAGATAGATCTTTTCGGCGCCCGATAAGTGCTTTGTCAAGATTAGATCTGGCAAAAAGATTTGTCACATCCATCTAATCTATTACTAACTTTGAGTCCTTTAATTGAGATACTTCCTTCTCGATAAATATTATCTGTCAAAATAGAGCACATCGCAGGGGGGATAACGGAAATTGTATCTATTATCTGTCAAACGGCTAGTCTAAAAGCTTTCTCTGGTGCCAGCTATCCGGAAAAGTTGCTCATTCGTGGCTTGTTAAAAATGCGACGGGGGCGATAAAACGTGAAACATGTGCCGAAAACATGGCCATTTTATGCTTACGGTCGTTTGTTTAGCGTTCCTGGTATTCAATTTGCATACCGATTTTATACGGGTACTGTTGAAAGATGTTTCTTCAACAGCTTCTGCTTTCATTTTCTCACGAACGACACGCAAAAACCTTCCTCTTAAAATATTATGTTCCAACAGCCCGGAGCGCGGCCGGATCCgctttttcatttactttcgTTCTGGCGTCCCAAAACGCAGGACGCAAACAAGTCCATCCCATTCCGTGCGGATGCAACTAGGAATCCGTCGCTAATGGAAATTGTGCTTGTTTTGTGTGGGGGttggggtttccttttttttcttgcttccaggtttgtttgcttcttgCGCACAATCCGCGTGCCATTTTCACGCCATCCGTGTTGTTCGTGGAACGGACAACCGTTTCCACCGGGGAGCGCTCCCACGTTCGGTCGCTAAGCAGAGCATTTTAATGAACAAATACTATCGGCAATAATGTACTGTCGTACCTGGAACAAACCTGGTTTCGTGGGATGCTTGCCGACCGTTTCGTGCGAGCGGGGCCCGGAGGCGATAAACAAACCAAAGCCAAATATTCATAAGCCGACGGACGCCACTGAACAAACGAGTGGACAAATATGTTTCCATCGTCTCACCATTGGAGCTGAGACAAACGCTCCTGGAGTCAACACAAGCAACATCCGCGCTGAGGAACATCCCTGGGGTCCGTCTTATATGACCGCCGTGAGACCCGGGAAGCGTCACTTCAAATGAAACCATCCTCACCTTCATCGGTACAGCGTTTCTTCTCGCACGGTCGGGCATTCAACGCCCATATCGGTAAATAAACATGGTGTAAGCAAATACggcacatacacaaacatggCCGTGCTGGTCGGATGAACCACACAATACATCCCCCAGTAAGGGCCCCCATTTACTACACGCTGCAGCGCCATGAACACATCGTGTATAATCCCACCATCCTTCTAACATCACAACTCACCATCCATAGCCGCAAAATCGGAAGTGCATCCGCCGGAAAAGCACTGAAGAACACATGTACACATTTTTCTAGGATCCATCCTCTTCAAAGCTGCAATACCCTACCTCGCACCTTCTTTTAAAACCCTCCTACCCTCGAACACAATCCtaaacaacatgtttgcaataGTTGTAGAAATGGGGCCCTTCGCCCAGTCAACGTTATCCGTCCGTCTTAGCTTCGTTAGATGATTGgctataaaagaaaaaagaaataaaaacccgaCACGGACAGATAGCGTGGCGCCGGTTCAGTGTttgtaaagataaaaaaaactaacataaCTATGGTTGAAAAATCCGCTCGAATCCTTTTGCCATAAAATGTTGGTCAAACCATAACACACCAAGGACACTTGAAGCGCTGTCTGTGGCACactatgaatgaatgaatttacTTCCATCGCATCTCGGTCATAAATTCCTTTCATAAAATGTAGAAAGTTAGTGGGCGAAGCGAACAGGTATACAATGTTTCTAAGAGCCTCAATATAAAGTAATGAATGGactaaatttcattctttgtaTATACAGGTGATTTACGCTCTTGTCGAACGAACGAGTCAACAGGTTCAACGAGTCCTCTAGTGTTGGGAAATAAGACTTGGATGTGATTCTGAGATTCGATCCATAGTCAGAACGATCTAGATTTGATCTCAAAACTAGATTCTTTGGGATTCCTTGGGATCCAGATCCAGAGTCGACTCTAATATTCCGATTCAGCTTAGGATTCGGATCGGATTTACTCATCACTAGAGTCCTCATAGGCCCTATGTTGGTGCTTCTTGCCACAAATCCAATCAACCGTTGGCCTTAAAACCGAGGCCCTCAGGGTCTGACTCACCATCTCGCCCACAGGAAATTGCGTTGACCGAAGCGTCCGTTTGCAGGACGCACAATCGGACGGGTCCGCTTCTCGAGCGTCGCTCGTAAAACTGACCACACAAACAATGTTTCACATGAAACCTCAACTGCCGGGCGAACTAGAAATGGAAATTGCTAAGGAAGTCAGATGCTGCCCGGTTTCAAGCATCCTTAGCACATTTCAATGCATTTTCCAATCGATTGGCTTTTCCTTCGGCACCCAACCGAAGAAGCTTGGCCCTCGATTCTTGTTACGTAAAAAACCACAATACAACCTGCTCCACAATGTAACAGCGTCCACCGTTCCGCTTCCTAGAACCTCCTTCGTTAAGGCACGCGGGGGTAACAAAGGCAATAATAAATAAGTCCATCCCAGAAATGGGCTCCTTGTGTGTGGGGTGATTTGCAAACCGTAACGTTTTATAAGCACCATCAGTGGATACATTTTTAGTATGTTTGGGGTATTTACGTGTGGTTATAGAGTTATGCTCGACGCAAACAAGCACATAACCATCTCAATCATCTGAACTTTTTGGAATTAATTTCCCCGCTCGCTATTGCCTCGTATTCCCAATCCTTAGGATTCGTAATTGAATAAAGGATGGATGAAAAATTCGACCACGTAAAGtgtaataattttcaaaaaaagcaATTGACGTAAACGCAATCCTTGGAATACCCTATCctcagcatcaccatcattaTTATCGTTGGAGCCGTATATTCTTTTCTCGAAGCTCGTGTCCCGAAAACGACCGTAAAATTATACTCTCCCACCCATAATGGCGATTGATGCGTGAAATTTTACAGAGACCTATAAAAACATCCCTTAACGGCACATACAGTCCGATCGTAATGCTGACCGTCTATTTGGAACTAGAAAAAGTTGAAGCAACGAAATCACTAGAACGCTCAGGGGGTCTTTGGATGCTACAAACTCATATCATAGACGAgcgcaaggaagaaaaacttcaaaTGAGGGTTCACGCATGTTTTTCCACGTTACGGGAGCTTGCGTTCTAAACCCATCCGAAAGGTTCGTCAAAaccaaatatgaaaaaaaaatcctctgCTATGAAAAAATGCTTGTTGATGATTTGAATGTTTACATAACTAACCTGATCGCAATGCCGTCACtgtcgggcgagttttggtcgGCATGCATCGCGTAGCACGAACACATAATGGAAGAATTACAAAAATGCTCTTTGATTTGCAAATACCGTGCGGAAAGGTCATACGAAAACGAGACGAATCTCGTCTCGGTGGTGCAAGAAATGTTTTCTGTCTGAATTACGCTGGGTTTCCGTTGCAAGGtttcatttcttgtttttccccgTTTGTTTATCGCTTGTTTGCAATGCGCGAATACCGTACAAGTGGAACTTTtccgagaaaagaaaatgtagtCCTCGCGGCCAATGGGACGAAAGAGAAATCATAAAGTGGCACAACAAAGCGACGCTTTCTAGCGAGCACAATTGAAatcgcaaaataaaatattcaacgtATACATTACAGAAAGGTGATGCAAATTCCATTATGTTGAATTACAACGACAGCAAAATATGGCAGCCAACAATCACAATCTTTATTTTGAGTTCGCCTTAAAATGAGTATGCGAAGCTTCTACCAGTTTTGACAAATTCTTTTTTCAAGTTAATTTTGCACTACCGTATGTGAGAGACGAATAAAACAGAACAAGCTCTGCATACCAATCAGGAAGGTTTTCAGAAACTTTTTGAACCTTTCCAATCTTGAAACTTTCCGTTTCCTCGAGGCGTGTACCAATGAATAACTGGTGgaaatcgaacatgaaaaaCCCTTCAAACCCGGCCGAACTCTAGCAtaagaacaacaaaatcaaCTTTCCAACGAGCGCAACCAAAGTTGAACGCAAACGTTAAACTTTTCTAtgtggttaaaaaaaaatggtaatatTCTTCCTGCGGCCAGGAAAAGCTtacggaaacgaaaaaatggcCACACGGAAGGAGTAGTCAAAAGCCATTCTGAAACGCACAAATggacggtttgttttttcttttggattttttcaGTCGAACACGCTAACGGGTCCTAAAAGCTCGCACCTAATCCCGGCTCGGTTCCGTGCGGccgatttttatttgcttctttttaCCATTTTCGATTTATTTCAAAGTAATAAAGCGAAATTTATCTCCCTGTTGCCGTAGTCGCGCTATTCTCCTGCCCGACGTGAGAAGAAAACTTTGCCCGCGGAAGGATTTCcgttttatttaccttttcgcCCCACCGGAAGTCGCCACCGGAAGGCAATGAAATTCGTACGCAAAGGATCAAACGGGGGCAAAGGACGCCGCTATCGGTGCATCGGCGAAGCGTAAAATCTGATacgattttattaaattctctTCTGGCAGGGTCTTCAGTGCAttgaagaaatggaaaaatttacaatcgtgaggaaaaaggaaatcggCACGAAACAAACCGTCTTGACGTTCCATTTCACGCTTTAGTCGACAGCAGTAAACTTAAATGAACGACTTTCTTTTTAAAGAGTTTTGCCGTTTACAGCATGGTTTACCAAAAGGAGAGAATTTAAGTGAAATCAATGTTCTGTTAGAAACTAAAAAATgatggttttaattttattctaatATAACCAATTCTAAACATATCGTCTTTCAACCATAAAGCCTAACCTCGAACTGGTTCGGAAATTAGATCAATAAAAATTGCAACCATAGTCGTAATGGGAGATTTGAACCTATCCCTGGTATATAAATAAAGCTTCATGACCTGCCAGCTTTTTCTCGGAGCAACCAAAATCATATCCACCTCCTTAAAGCAATTCCCAAAATGGAACAAGCCAAAACCACTGCCACTGTCCGTAACGACGCCGAGAAGATCCGATCCTTGGAAAACCGCTCGGGCAACCGTTTTCTAGCAGAAGCTAGATGCCAGTTGGGAAATCCCTAACGGTCGGTCGTATTTaatgtcgttttttttttgttcagcgCTTGTCGCTAGCGTTTCCCAGCCCGCCGTCGGGCAAGTGTCCTGCGAGTTCATAGAAACGCAACATCCCTGACAACACGCTGCCTCGCGCC from Anopheles coustani chromosome 3, idAnoCousDA_361_x.2, whole genome shotgun sequence harbors:
- the LOC131260645 gene encoding allatostatin-A receptor-like, which gives rise to MSEFETTVWPLLEPQMQMMAEGFENRTWAKMMNNTYEPEDLYHLSPTTIERVVSMMVPVFFGFIGLAGLLGNGLVVLVVAANQSMRSTTNLLIINLAAADLLFVVFCVPFTAVDYVLPEWPFGDYWCKFVQYMIVVTAHASAYTLVLMSLDRFLAVVHPITSMSIRTERNASIAISFTWLVILTTAIPVAISHGVLSYPRQGGEYTACLFLHNKGYSLVAFHVSFFLSSYVVPLSLISFLYMGMLVRLWKGAPGGRASAESRRGKKRVTRMVVVVVLVFAFCWCPIQVILLLKSLKLYELTHASIIFQIVSHVLAYTNSCINPVLYAFLSDNFRKAFRKVVWCGRPSAPTIPPAAQTKTTRTTGNGTSNADAL